The nucleotide sequence GCCTACCCGCGCGTCCGGTGTGCATGCGAGGTGCCGAGCGCAGAGCTCGCACACCTCGTCCTGGGTGAACCCGAAGAAGCGGTCGTAACGCAGATCCTCCACGGCGCCGTACTCGACGAACATGTTCAGCTCGGAGCCCGTGGAGTGCTTGGCGATGGAGAGGATGCCCGCCATGTGGGAGAGCTCGACGTAGGGCTTGGTTTTGAGCAGCTGCTTCAGGAGCATGAGGAACGAGCGCTGGCCGTCCTCGGTGAACAGGGGGTTGAAGAACAGGGAGTCCCATTCGTCCATGATGAAGCAGAATTGCGCTTTCGTGACATCGTAGACGCATTCGTGCGCTGCGAACAGGCCGATCCGCGGCTCGACGCCCGCCTCGGGAGCAAACGCGCGGAGGTCGTCGACGATGCCCGCGCGGATGGCGTCGATGTAATCTCGGTAGCTCTCGCATTCGTCAGGCAGCACGCTGAAGTCGATGTAGATGACGTCGTGGGCTCCGAGGTGCGCCATGGCCGCAGGGTCGCAGGACACTTCGAGCCCCTCGAACAGCGGGGCCGCGTCCAAGCCGCGCGTGAGGAAGCTCGCCAGCATTTGCGCGTTGACCGTCTTGCCTAACCGACGCGGACGCGTGATGCAGATATATCCCCCGTCTTGTCGACGAAGTAAGGCGAGCCCGTAATTCTTAAGGAGGTTCCCGTGGCATATATCAACAGTAACGCGCCGCCGGTCGGATATGGTTCGCAAGCCCAAGTATACCAACAACGACCCAGCGATCAGGATCCTTTCACAAAGCGTAAAAGAGCAATAACCCCTTGCGGCGCTTTTTTCGCAGCGGGGAGGTGCGTCGAGCTTTTCATGTCGACCTTAATGCCGATCGATGGCGGCGACCACTTTCGCGGACTTTTTTAGCGCGTCTCCGAATCTTGCGCTTATGGTTTTTCACGTCGACCAAAATGGGGTCATTCGGAAAAGCATTCTGAGCCCTTTCGGCGTAAGTTAGAAAATTCCCTCGACCTCCGCTCTTCCCAACTCGCTCGCGCACTTTGGCATTTCTCTTAGGCTTGCGGCCCCAATCACTGTACTCCAGATAAAGTGAATCGACTCGTTTTTTTGCTGGCCTGAACTTCCATTTGTACAACCGGCCTACTCTCCTGTACATGCGCTTGTAGAAACGACCGATAGTTCTTTGCCGCAGTCTCACCGACGTACCGTCAAAGGAGAACCCCAGATAGTCGATAGCGCATTTCGGCTCGTCTTCCGAGTCGAGTAGGTAAACCCCTCCGTCAACCATCCTAAACGAATGCGTCTTACGTGGATGAATCTTCAACGACGGCATCGTTCCGGCCAAACGTGAAAACTCATCCCGCCCCTCTTCAAACCCTTCCTCGGTAGGCACAACGAAGATGAAATCATCCGAATAGCGCATATATAAACCGTCGTGCCTTTCGGCTACAGCTTTGACTGCCGCATCAAATTCCAGCATGTATATGTTCGCTAGCGTGCCACTAATGGGAAGCCCCTGGGGTACACCCTTTTCTCCGTTTTCCCTCCATGGACGCTCAACCGAAGCGCCCACCATGTTTTTGAACTCATCAGAGCTCAGCACTCTGCCCCTGTTGTTGAGTCGTTTGACGCCGCTCTTCGTATAAGGAAGCCCGTAGTGGTCGAGAAGCTTTTCTATATCCCAAACCGAATGCCTGGTTGCATTCTTCAGCACATGGTAATAATCGTCCGGGATCGCACCGCCAGGGAACAATCGCCTAACCTGCTTTTTCAGATAAGCATGATCAAGCGTTTCGAAAAAGTCCTCGAAATCCCCCGCATAAGCGAAACAAGCTTCAAGATCTCTCATCTTCGAAAAAGCGCGCAACGCGAAGTCGCAGTTTGACTGCCCCTTGAGATGGGCGCGATACGCGATAGCGCAATCGCCAATGCCGATTTCGGTCGCAACATCGTTGTATCGTTCATTAAGCAAGCCCGAATAGTACTGATAAATGCATCTATCGAGGTGTGCGGCGTATTTTATAGGACGTGGATCGTTAAAAAACTTGCCATGTCCATCGGGCTTCATGCGGCGCAAGTCCCTCTGAATGAGGGGATAAAATGCATAGCTTTTTACAAAACCAGGATCCATGACAAGGTTGGCCTTGGCGGCGAACGAAGTCCTGAAATCAAAATGAACGTACGACTTTATCGTATGCGGCTTCTTAATGTAAGGAGGAATGCTATCCGTCATATCTCGTCTGCCCGGCAAGCCGGCCCTATCAAGGGGCGGCGTCCATTTCAGGGTCGGCTCGCTTACATAAATGCTGCGGCCATCCCGCAGCCCTTACCGCTTCATCGCGAAACGGTAGCCGCCTTTCGGGTCAAGCCCGTAAAGCAATCTTCATCTGCGGCACAATCGCCTTAGACGAAAGGAACGCATCCATGAGCCTCGCCGCGCTGTTTGTCAGCACCATTAGCCTAGCTGATGGAGATTTCGTGAGCATCCATCGATGGATGTTTACGACAGTGTTCCCCCACCGTGGCTAATTCCACGGTGCAAGATCATGTTAACTCTAACTCTATCGTTCTTGAAGTCCCAAGTTTTTCAATCAGCCAATAGGCGTCAAAACCACAATCAAGTTGATTAGCAACTTGATCCGAACACTTTGCCTTTCCTCTTGAAGTTAGCCGAACGCGTACGGTTGAGTCCGAGAATCCTTGTCCGAGGGCGGGCCCGAAGGGGGCGGCCGCGTAGGGGCAAGGATCATGGCAGAGAGGAAGCAGAAGCGCTACTTCAGGCTCACGAGGTCGGAGCGGGCCTCCATCGAACGAGAGTTCGGGAAGAGGAGGCCCTCGGCCCGCGACGTCGCGCGCGACCTCGGGCGCTCGCCCGCCTCGATCTCCGACGAGGTCAAGCGCAACCGCACGGTGGCCCGGGGCCCGGGCAAGGGCGAGCGGGCCGGAGATGCGCCGGAAGACGCTTGCGCGCGGCTGCAGGCGTGGCCTTGGACCTGCAACGGCTGCCAGCACCGCCGCTACGGATGCGGCAAGGCCCTCCGGTGCGAGTACTCGGCGGCGCGCGCCCAGACGCTCGCCGACGGGCTCTTGTCAGGGGCGCGCAGGGGCGTGAACGCCAAGGAGTACGACTTCGAGCGGGCCATGGCGACGATCAGGTCGGACGTGGCCCGGGGCCTCTCGCCCGCCCAGATAGCCTGCGGCCGCGCCGATCGGTTCAAGGTTCACCCCACGACGATATACCGCTGGATAGCGGCGGGCTACGCCGGCATGTCCGACGCCGAGCTGCGCCGCAAGGTCGGCTACAAGCCCAGGAGGGAGCCCTCCGCGGCCAAGCCGACCTCCCACGGCCCGGAGAGGTCGTACAAGGCGTTCTCGGCGCTCCCCGAGGAAGGGCGGGCGCGGGCTGCCGAGATGGACACGGTCATCGGGCTGTCCAAGGACTCGCAGTGCATCCTCACCCTCTACTCGAAGCCCTGCAAGGGTCCAGGTCTGCCTGCTTCTGCCCGAGAAGACGTCGAGCGCCGTTGCCGCGGCGCTCGACATGCTGGAAAGAGCGATCGGGAAGCCCCTCTTCCAGCGCCTGTTCGGGCTCGTCCTCACGGACAACGGGTGCGAGTTCTCGGACACGGAGGCCCTCGAGCGCTCGGCCTTCCACGGGACGGCCCGGACTAAAGTCTACTACTGCGACGTGCGAGCGTCCCAGCAGAAGGGAGGATGCGAGCGAAACCACGTGGAGCTCCGCAAGCTCCTGCCCAAGGGCCGGGGGATCTCCTTCGACGAACTGGACGGCCGCGATCTGGCCGTCGTCATGAGCCAGCTCAACTCGGAGCCGAGGCCCTCCCTCATGGGCCTGTCGCCCACGGCGATGCTCGAGGCCGCCGACCCGGAGGCCGCGGCCGCCCTCATGGACGCGCTCGGCATCGAGGAGGTGCCCTACGGCAGGCTCGACCTGACGATCGGCGCCGTCGACCGGGATCGGGAGGAGAGGGGCCTGCCGCCGCTGGCCTAGCGCCTTCCAAAATATAACCTTCCCGGTCATAGGTATATCGAGCCGTCCGGATGAGCCTGCGAGCGGGCACGGAGGGCGTGGCGTAGCCTGCCCGCGAACTCATCCGTGCACACCGACAAGCCGGCATACCCCCTGGCCGTGAATCAAAACAGGGGGTATGCCGCATTGCAAAACGTCCGGCTAACTGCGCAAACGCCTATCTAGGAGAGAACGTTCGGATAGCTTCGCAATTCAACCGAAACCACAATCATGAACCACCCCTCTAAGGTATGATTTGCACAGGGCATATAGGCCAATATCTACCGGCAGCGTGCGCTGCCTTTCGCTTCGTTCAAAAGCAGCAGAACACTTGCCTTAGAATCACAACGGTAGAACTACATTCCACCTTTCTCCCTGGTTTTCTTCAACGAGAAGCATTCGAAAAAGTAATAAACGACCAATGCGATCGAACCAAAAACGTAGCTCCAGCCGCCGTCGATCATGACAACGAAAATAAAGCAAATAGCCAATAAGAGCTCTCTAATGGAATGGGGGAATAAGTTTAGTCCAAACGATCGCGCCAGATTAAATTCTGAGATAAGGTTTCTTGTAACTATTCCTGACAGCATCGAAACGGCCAGCAGCACAAGGTTGTGGAACAAGAAGACCGAAAAAAAGGACAACACAACGCTGACACACATTGCAACAACATTTGCAATGAGTAGTTTGTTTTCCTTTCGAAGAGCCTTAAAATACGGAACGCACAGCATGCTCATTCTGCAATCAAAAATGCAGATGGGAAACAAGAGTCCTAAATATATTAGCGATTGGCTATACTGAGGAAGCCAAAACTCACAGAATATGCAACACGGAAAATAAAGCACGTATGCAATGGGTAAAAAAAGCGCAAGGATGCTTCGGATTTTGGCAAAGTTTTCTTTTTGGGCTTCTTTCGAAGCTCTTTTTATATGCGGGAACAGCACCATAGAAACCTGACCGGCAAATGAAATGACAAAAGAAACAAGGGACACGGCAAAAGAGTAATAGCCAAACGTCGCTAAATCCCAGTTTGGCTCGATAAGCATCCTACCAAAACCGATAATAAAAGTACCTGCATAGTAGGAAATCATGATTTTCATGCCAGCGCCTATATCGATCTTGGTTGCATGAAGCACATCACGATTTTTTCCGGAAAACGAAAAACGAGCCTGCAGTATTTGACGACCGCTATACAACAGATACACCGTCGAAAAACACTGGCTCACAATGTAGAAAGCTACTATGACACGATAATCACCTGCACCGAGAACTAGGGCCGCCACAATCATTATGAAAAAGGAGGCCTTGGTAATAATTGCCGCTTTCGAGAAAATTTGCGTTAGATTGACCGCCTGAAAAACATAGGAAAGGTAGTTGGCCAGATTCACGACAATTGTGTATATGGACAAAGCGGCGGCAATCAGACAAAACTGGGCACTCAACCTAGCAAGCAAGGCAAAGGCAATCAAAAGCGCCGAAAAGAAGAATTCCAGGATTAGCACCAGAACCATTTGCGCTTTTATCCCGGCGTGATCAAGGTCCCCGTAACGTTGACCACCAATACGCAAATACAAGCCGTCGTTAATCCCGACAAGAAGGCACCCAGAATACCCTGCGTACAGCAAAAAAGACTGCCAATATGCATATTCCTCCACCGCAAGGATTTTGGGGACAATCAGAGACATCAAGATACTCGACAGGAGAGCAACACCTTGCGCGCTAAACGCATAGGCAAGATTTTTCTTTATTCCTTGGTTTTCCTGAGGCAGCGCCGTCATTGTGGGTTTTCTCTTTCCGCGTTGAACGAGGCAAGAATCACAGCGATGCACAGGAACAAGACGAACGTCTGAAGACCTATGTAGGACAACGACCGCTCCGCTAAGCAATAGAGCATAAAGTACGCAAGAAATGCACTGATCAATTGGTTTTGCATTTGATTTTTAGCATACCGCGATTTGTCAAACACTACAGCAAGCATCAAAAGATATGACAATACGCCTGTCAGCCCGAACATCAGCAGTAATTCGACAATCGCATTATGCGACCCCGTATGCACAGCCCCCAAACCATTCGCAGCATAGACAGATTTTATTAAGAAATAGACCGGACTCTCTTCAGACCAAAAATCACCATATCCAAAGCCGAACAACGGTGATGTTTCAAGAACGAGCTGCGAAATAGATTTCCATATTGTTGTTCTCCCTGTGAGATCTGAGGTTTTGCCCCAAATCGCTAGCACGTCAGAAAATAGCGGAAGTATCGCCGTGGCAAACAAAAGAAAACCCACGCTGAGAAGAACCCAGAAAGTCCCTTTTCGTTTTAGAGAAAGGACTCCCCTCCTATCCAAAACGACGAAAGCCGCTGGCACAACTGTGCAAATTAATCCACCAAGCGCATCTGCCGACAAGAGCATTCCCCCAAAGCCTAGAAGCATCAATACAAGAATCCACCGCGGAATAGATAGCGTTAGACTCTTGTCCTGTGGCAAATAGACCAGCAGTCCGAGTAAAAACAGAATACAGAATGCGATAAAACCCGCGCAGACATTTTTCGTTGTCCATATTCCCGTAAAGGCTCTCGTTGTTTCATAATCGACAAACCCATAGCCTGGCAGAAAAAAAGCAAGAGAGCAGCAGAGGAAGACTATCGCAACTGCAATAAACACAGATTTGAGCAGGTTTTCAAGGTTGAACGAATCGGCCACAGAAAAGGCGAATAGAGCCAACAGCGCAAGCCGAGCAACATTCCACAAACCAGAGCTAGGAACATATTGGCTGATAAAAGACGATATCCCAATGCAGAGAAAAAACAACACGACGCTAAAAAAGGGGAAGGTAATTTTCGTTTTCAAAATGGCGCCATTAACCAAAAAATGCCAAGTAACATATGCTGCCATCATCGCATAAACAAGAGCGGTAAGTGGACTTGTCACCATACCGCCAATGAGCCTATCCAACGTTCCAGGAACCCCGAAAAGGCGGACGAGCACGACGGTCAGCAATAAACATCTGAACCCCGCCCCTTTCCCTTTTTTCGTTCTAAGCTCTATGATATGTAGATCTGCGGCACTCATCGGAATAGCACCTTTTTGTATGAATCGATTAGTATATCGCTAGACTTATCCCAGTTATATTTTTCAAGCCTCAGCTCTTCAACCGCCTTTACGCGGTTCTCGTATTCGTCGTCACAAGCATTGATCGATTTTCGAATTACCTCAGCCAGTGACTCAACATCCCCAGAACGAAACAAGTAGCCAGTTCTTCCAGAATCCGTTTCCTCCACAAATGCCGGAATATCACTGGCAATCACTGGCTTTTTATAGGAATATGCCATTAGCAAGGCTCCGCTGCCGTAAATATTCAAGTAGGGAAAAACGCAGTAATCGGCTTCCTGATGCAGATTTTCTAAATCATTTTCTTCAACGAAACCCGGCCTCACCAAAACGAACGATTCCACGGAGAGCTGTCTCGATAGCTCTAAGTAGTCTGTGGAATTGTTTTTATCTTTCGCGCCGGCGATCACGATTCGACAGCGTTTTCTGTAAGAAGGCTCCAACAAGGCCGCGGCTTGGAGCAGGATATCGATACCTTTGTTTTTTCTCATCACTCCCAGAGAAAGAAAACAAACTGGATCTCGCTTCTCGGCCTTTTTGGCTGGCCTTTTCGAGTAACAGCCGTGAGGCATAATCGTAGCCGCAGGGGCCTTGCTTGAAAGCGATTGCTCTAACTCTGCCTTACTTAGACCATTATGAACTACAAGCACATCACATTTTTCATAGAAGCGGCCATACGCCTCGGCCTCGCCGGCTTGTGCCTCATGCTGCACAACGTTATGCACCGTAAAGGCCATCGTTCCAATCAAGCCGATTTTTTTCAATGCCGCGTAAAGGGGCATCTCGATCGCATATTTCTTAAACGTCTGAATGTGCACGACATCATAACTGTTTAAGGCGATATTGACTGTAAGGCGAACGAGCCCTATCAAGTATTCGATGTAAGAGAGCACGCTTCGATTTCCATGAGAAGTGTTGAACAAAATCGGATACAGCCTCTCGCACTTAACTTCTAAATCAGAGCTCTTCATATCATGCGAAGTTGCAAGGAAAACTCTGGCCTTGGAGCCGAGCGCCATGCAAAGTTCAGCTGAATAAGAATTTCCCGGAAGCATGTGATCGATCATTAAAATCTTCATTGAAGACCCGTTTCCAAACCCTAATCAGACCACTCGATTGAAAACTCGTCCGATATTTCCGACAGAGGAATTTTTCGCCGGAAAGCTTGCTCCACAAGCCGTACTTTTGAATATCCTCGACCCATCAGAGAGTGATTGTCCCCCGTGTCGCGAACATATATGCTCGCTTTAAAAGGAAGAGGTTCGAGCGGGCGTCCGAGTTCTTTGCAAATGCGAGGGATATCGCCGTGCCTCTTACGAATAATGTGCGGATTAAGGTTATTAGACGAGGTCAACGGTTCGTAATGCTTTTCAGGCAAATCTTCAGCGGAGTATTTCACTATCGTTGAACTTCCATTTGGAAAATGAGAGCCAGACTTCACGAAGCCATTGCCAACGTGGTAGAAATAGCCATTTTTTGCATAGAACCCATTCGATGATTGATGAGAGTTCGCAAATCCAGCAATCCTGTTGCTCTGAATATCGTCTGCGTCGACAAGCATAACGAAACCGCCACCTAACGCACGCACCCTCATGGCGATCTCATGAACCTTATAGCCTTTATCCCTCATCATCGCATCGGGGTCTCCGGGAATTGACGCATCTACCTCAATAAACTCAACTCTCTCATCATAGGAATGCGCAAGATGCGGCTTTTCATGACAAGCCACTATAACCCTGAAATCAGGATCGGTCTGGTTGTATACCGACCACAAGGTTCTGTTGAAAAACATCTGAACCTTTTCCCAGTCGCTTGACGCCTTTGCACTTCTAAGGGGAATGCCGAATGTAATCATTAATATCTCCCCAAGCTGCAATATTCGTTCACGTTAATATTTTCCTTGATAATCCTCGCAGGAACGCCAGCGACAGAGCAATTGCTGGGCACGTCATGGATGACCACTGCGTTTGCTCCAATAATAACGTTATCAGAAATGGTTACTTCGCCAAGAACCTTTGAGCCGGTGGCAATGTAAACATTGTTGCCAATGACAGGCGCTCCCGGCTTATTGGAGCGCCCCCCTATTGTCACATTCGTGCCTATTAGCACATGTTTTCCAATTTTTGCGTTCCTTACAACGACCGTCCCTAAACCGCCGTATAGGAACTTGCTGCCCTCGCCAATCTCGCAGTCATATGGCACCACGCAACTATGAAACAAGTAATTGACGCCCTTTAAAATTTTAGGAAAAAAAGGAATATGCCGCAGATAGAACCATCGAGATGCTTTATACATACCATATGTGCTCATGCCACTACCTAACTATCGGAGGCTTCATTCGCCAATTACAGTCGCCACAGCGACCAACCCAAAGCAGCCGCCTCGTTGGGATTAATAAGTCCCTTCACATCAATGACGACTCGCTGCTCGACAGGAACAGCTTGGCTAAACAAAGCATCCCACTCTTCAACAGACTTCTGTTTGAATTGTTCATGAGCAACAGCAAGGACCACGCAGTCGGCCTGAACCGCCTCAAAATCCATCAAGTCGACATTGTAGAAACGCCTAGCCTCTTCCTTGTCAGCCCATGGATCCACCACCGTCGGAACAACGCCGTAGTCGGCAAGACCCGCAATAATGTCGACTACCTTTGTGTTTCTGATATCCGGACAGTTCTCTTTGAAGGTAAGCCCCATGATCACTATTCGCGCATCCTTCGGAGCTTTTCCAGCTCGCACAAGCTGCTTGATTATCGCATCCGCAACGAAACCGCCCATATCGTCATTCACCTTGCGGCCAGCAAGGATAATCTGAGAATGATAGCCCAGTTTCTCCGCCTCGTATGTAAAGTAATAAGGATCAATACCTATGCAGTGGCCACCGACGAGACCCGGTCTGAATCCCAAGGCATTCCATTTGGTATTCATTCCGTCAATTACCTCATTGGTGTCAATGCCCATGCGATCAAAAACCATTGCCAGTTCGTTCATGAAGGCAATATTGATATCTCTCTGGCTGTTTTCAACAACTTTAATTGCCTCAGCGGTCTTAATGGTTGAAACAGGATAGGTGCCAGCCGCTATAACAATGTTATAGACATTCTTGATGTCCTCAAGAGACTCCGCGTCCATACCGGAAACTATCTTACGGATCGTCGTCAAGGTATGCACCCGGTCGCCCGGGTTGATCCTCTCGGGAGAGTAACCAACTTTGAAATCAATGCCACATTTCAGGCCCGACTCTCTTTCCAAAATCGGAACACAAACATCTTCGGTGACGCCCGGATAGACCGTCGACTCGAAAACAACA is from Gordonibacter urolithinfaciens and encodes:
- a CDS encoding O-antigen ligase family protein, encoding MSAADLHIIELRTKKGKGAGFRCLLLTVVLVRLFGVPGTLDRLIGGMVTSPLTALVYAMMAAYVTWHFLVNGAILKTKITFPFFSVVLFFLCIGISSFISQYVPSSGLWNVARLALLALFAFSVADSFNLENLLKSVFIAVAIVFLCCSLAFFLPGYGFVDYETTRAFTGIWTTKNVCAGFIAFCILFLLGLLVYLPQDKSLTLSIPRWILVLMLLGFGGMLLSADALGGLICTVVPAAFVVLDRRGVLSLKRKGTFWVLLSVGFLLFATAILPLFSDVLAIWGKTSDLTGRTTIWKSISQLVLETSPLFGFGYGDFWSEESPVYFLIKSVYAANGLGAVHTGSHNAIVELLLMFGLTGVLSYLLMLAVVFDKSRYAKNQMQNQLISAFLAYFMLYCLAERSLSYIGLQTFVLFLCIAVILASFNAERENPQ
- a CDS encoding glycosyltransferase, with translation MIDHMLPGNSYSAELCMALGSKARVFLATSHDMKSSDLEVKCERLYPILFNTSHGNRSVLSYIEYLIGLVRLTVNIALNSYDVVHIQTFKKYAIEMPLYAALKKIGLIGTMAFTVHNVVQHEAQAGEAEAYGRFYEKCDVLVVHNGLSKAELEQSLSSKAPAATIMPHGCYSKRPAKKAEKRDPVCFLSLGVMRKNKGIDILLQAAALLEPSYRKRCRIVIAGAKDKNNSTDYLELSRQLSVESFVLVRPGFVEENDLENLHQEADYCVFPYLNIYGSGALLMAYSYKKPVIASDIPAFVEETDSGRTGYLFRSGDVESLAEVIRKSINACDDEYENRVKAVEELRLEKYNWDKSSDILIDSYKKVLFR
- a CDS encoding lipopolysaccharide biosynthesis protein codes for the protein MTALPQENQGIKKNLAYAFSAQGVALLSSILMSLIVPKILAVEEYAYWQSFLLYAGYSGCLLVGINDGLYLRIGGQRYGDLDHAGIKAQMVLVLILEFFFSALLIAFALLARLSAQFCLIAAALSIYTIVVNLANYLSYVFQAVNLTQIFSKAAIITKASFFIMIVAALVLGAGDYRVIVAFYIVSQCFSTVYLLYSGRQILQARFSFSGKNRDVLHATKIDIGAGMKIMISYYAGTFIIGFGRMLIEPNWDLATFGYYSFAVSLVSFVISFAGQVSMVLFPHIKRASKEAQKENFAKIRSILALFLPIAYVLYFPCCIFCEFWLPQYSQSLIYLGLLFPICIFDCRMSMLCVPYFKALRKENKLLIANVVAMCVSVVLSFFSVFLFHNLVLLAVSMLSGIVTRNLISEFNLARSFGLNLFPHSIRELLLAICFIFVVMIDGGWSYVFGSIALVVYYFFECFSLKKTREKGGM
- a CDS encoding reverse transcriptase domain-containing protein, whose protein sequence is MTDSIPPYIKKPHTIKSYVHFDFRTSFAAKANLVMDPGFVKSYAFYPLIQRDLRRMKPDGHGKFFNDPRPIKYAAHLDRCIYQYYSGLLNERYNDVATEIGIGDCAIAYRAHLKGQSNCDFALRAFSKMRDLEACFAYAGDFEDFFETLDHAYLKKQVRRLFPGGAIPDDYYHVLKNATRHSVWDIEKLLDHYGLPYTKSGVKRLNNRGRVLSSDEFKNMVGASVERPWRENGEKGVPQGLPISGTLANIYMLEFDAAVKAVAERHDGLYMRYSDDFIFVVPTEEGFEEGRDEFSRLAGTMPSLKIHPRKTHSFRMVDGGVYLLDSEDEPKCAIDYLGFSFDGTSVRLRQRTIGRFYKRMYRRVGRLYKWKFRPAKKRVDSLYLEYSDWGRKPKRNAKVRERVGKSGGRGNFLTYAERAQNAFPNDPILVDVKNHKRKIRRRAKKVRESGRRHRSALRST
- a CDS encoding serine O-acetyltransferase, which produces MSTYGMYKASRWFYLRHIPFFPKILKGVNYLFHSCVVPYDCEIGEGSKFLYGGLGTVVVRNAKIGKHVLIGTNVTIGGRSNKPGAPVIGNNVYIATGSKVLGEVTISDNVIIGANAVVIHDVPSNCSVAGVPARIIKENINVNEYCSLGRY
- a CDS encoding helix-turn-helix domain-containing protein, which produces MAERKQKRYFRLTRSERASIEREFGKRRPSARDVARDLGRSPASISDEVKRNRTVARGPGKGERAGDAPEDACARLQAWPWTCNGCQHRRYGCGKALRCEYSAARAQTLADGLLSGARRGVNAKEYDFERAMATIRSDVARGLSPAQIACGRADRFKVHPTTIYRWIAAGYAGMSDAELRRKVGYKPRREPSAAKPTSHGPERSYKAFSALPEEGRARAAEMDTVIGLSKDSQCILTLYSKPCKGPGLPASAREDVERRCRGARHAGKSDREAPLPAPVRARPHGQRVRVLGHGGPRALGLPRDGPD
- a CDS encoding nucleotide sugar dehydrogenase, which translates into the protein MSVYEQLVQGQTKLSLIGLGYVGMPIAVEFSKHVQVVGYDINSRKINQYENGIDVTNEVGSEALRECKVEFTDDPERLKEALFHIIAVPTPINLDKTPDLTPVVGACETLGPRLMPGSVVVFESTVYPGVTEDVCVPILERESGLKCGIDFKVGYSPERINPGDRVHTLTTIRKIVSGMDAESLEDIKNVYNIVIAAGTYPVSTIKTAEAIKVVENSQRDINIAFMNELAMVFDRMGIDTNEVIDGMNTKWNALGFRPGLVGGHCIGIDPYYFTYEAEKLGYHSQIILAGRKVNDDMGGFVADAIIKQLVRAGKAPKDARIVIMGLTFKENCPDIRNTKVVDIIAGLADYGVVPTVVDPWADKEEARRFYNVDLMDFEAVQADCVVLAVAHEQFKQKSVEEWDALFSQAVPVEQRVVIDVKGLINPNEAAALGWSLWRL
- a CDS encoding AAA family ATPase, which produces MLVYLGLRTISDRRRVTVDICHGNLLKNYGLALLRRQDGGYICITRPRRLGKTVNAQMLASFLTRGLDAAPLFEGLEVSCDPAAMAHLGAHDVIYIDFSVLPDECESYRDYIDAIRAGIVDDLRAFAPEAGVEPRIGLFAAHECVYDVTKAQFCFIMDEWDSLFFNPLFTEDGQRSFLMLLKQLLKTKPYVELSHMAGILSIAKHSTGSELNMFVEYGAVEDLRYDRFFGFTQDEVCELCARHLACTPDARVGYEGLEHWYDGYLTEDGERRFNPRSVVLALIDDSLRSCWTESGPYDEIHCYVRNNIAAVRDDLVRMAAGEPERAEMENYAASSMSLSTQDDIFPAMVVALAVGIDLHTMTDTHDCFVNEW